The genomic window gagaaagagagagagagagagagagagagagagaaaagaaatgaaaagaaaaggaaaagatctCTCAAAACGATAGATGATGACTTGTTCATCCGTCTTGCAAATACACGAAGGATTTGTTTAACGAGATGATTCAACCCCTTTCTGCGTTTATCGATATCGAGAGTCTCGATTTATCGatggtaaaagagaagaagaagaagaaaaagggaaaagtgaAGCGACCGTATACGCGTGTTTGTACGAAGCGCCATTACGAAGCGCCATTACCAAGGGAGAGGGGCATACTGCGCTCGTGGTAATTATCCGGATATGGTGAATCGCGTAAACGCGACCTAGTTCCCCTTTCTGCTCGGTCGGCTCCCTTTCGCGCCAAGTTACGCGTGCACGCTTTTCGCTCTTCTCTGTGATTTACAGAGCCCTGATTCGCGCTTACACGCACGCAGTTGCGTCGCTTGGTCAGCTTTTGTATTtacttttcaattaaaaaccaacgaacgaacgaacgaacgagaatatCTCTCATAAAGATTGTTTATCTCGTCGACGTAAATGCGGTTAACGAAAACGATGACGAAACGCAaatcgtatctttttcttctttcttctcgcaaACTCGTTGTTTTCATTAAACATACTAACTTTGAATTGCGACCAGAAACTGGTTGGCCACTGCCAGGAATAATCGTCGTCCGCGGAATTTGCGCTGCTGCTGGCATGACTCTGGGTGTCCAGCCATAAGGTGCCTCCTTCGTCTTCCTTTCCTACAAATTATTTCCTCCGTTAATTTTCACAAAGAATTTGATTTCTAATTCTTAATCGACGATATCTCCTTCGGACGTGTTAAGAATATATTCAAACTATCGATAAGAATCGTCTATTCTCCCTTCGATCCTTCAAATGTGGAAAAGCGTAAAAGTTTTTTCCGAGGAATACGAAACGAAGCCGACCTTTGATTATTCCAAGTCACGGAGATCAAAGATACATTCGCCGTCGTGATGAAAAATATCGTGCATTCGAGTTCATTTATAAACGACCGTCGTTGATCGATAGTCCAAGAGTGTATGTGTGCggggaggagtaggaggaggaggaggaggaaagcaTTCTTACCGATAGCCGACTACAATGACGCGCATTCATGATCGAAAGTTGGCAACGTGGACGCGTCTTATCCGAGAATGTAAGATTAGCATTCTCCGCTGTTAAACGTTGTTAAAGTTTGTCGGTACAATTTGCTAGGACAGAAAGGGAGAGTAAGTCGTGGTGGTGCGCATACTGCGTAATACCGTTGTGCCCGATGTGATGTTCGTGATAATGGATGAGATGGTCGCAGAGCGGATGTTGGCTGGGATTATAGTCCGGACGAAGTTCCGGCGGACAGTCGGGTCCCTGTCTCGCCGCTCGAGCTGCAGCAACTATGCGTTCTCGTACTTCCTCCGGGCCCTTTATTTGCTCGACTGAAAGGAGAACGAGCGTCGTTACGATTGCAATTCGCCTGCAATTATGTCTCGAATGCGATCGCTATTCGAGACGCCTTCGATCATTCCTACTCACGTATAAAGTCTGCCGGATTGTAGTGAGGCAGAAGAGTCAATCCGATCGTCGAAAAGAACCTGCCGATGTTCGCAGTCGAACCGTAATAGGCGACCTGCCCACGGCTTAGCAATAGAAGCTTACTGAAGCTATGAAACATCCGTGAACTCGGCTGATGCACGGTCACGACGATACTCTTGCCCTCTTGCTCGGCGTACTTCTTAAGACGTGAGATCAGAGCCTGCGCGGAGTGCGAGTCCAAGCCGCTCGTTGGTTCCTACGAAACGTTATCGCTTCTTAAATATCTCTTGAAAATGGATGTATACCATTTTCGAGAATATCTTTGATCGATTTTCGCACGGAAAATTACACTTACGTCGAGTAGCATCAAGGACGGATTCGTGAGTAGTTCGCAGGCTATGCTCGTTCGCTTCTTTTCGCCGCCGGATAGTCCTCGCTTCGTATAATCGCCGATAActatagatagagagagagagagagaaagaaagagagacagacagagagagagagagagaaataagggATATATTGGATCAATGCTTCACGCAGAATAGCAAACGTTTCCCTTCGGCAGGGAAATATGTCCGGatcgaattagaaaatatcaagaaaaaaatgacgtcttatataaactattatatcgactattttctttcgatcggcTTACATTTCCCTCGTCGATACTCACTGGTATCTTGGCAGGCCGCGAGGTCGAGAACCTCGATGATATGGTCGACGCACTGCATCTTCTGCGAGTGTGTCAGCGTGTCCGGAAGTCTCAGCCTCGCCTGGTACTGAAAATCGtaaacgatcgatttcattCGTCGGTAACGTATTAATATCTCTTCCGTCTTTCTCGCCGTTGCCGCATTTAAGCCCCGTGCCCTCGTTTACGCGTCCGTGGACGTTAAACGTTAACGCAAACCGTTCCTTGCAATTTCCCTTTCGCGAAACTCGTGCTATTTTTCCGAGTTGCTCGAGGAGACGCTACGAGCGCAACGAGGGGAGGAGGGGAAATGTAATCGCACGATCGAATGCGATGCGAGACGCGAGACTCGACCCGTTatacggagagagaaagtgccGTCGACGATGTTTACCTCTACCTTTTGCCATATCAAAGCGTATCCGAGACAGGAGAAAAGAGGCACGTAGACGAATTTCTAGAAGAAAGAAGCAGgaggaaaggaggagaaagaaaggagagagaaacaagttCGAAACGCGTCTACGTGCTTTCGATCCTCGATAGTtttggaaggaaggaagaagtgTAGCGTAGCAGTTCGATTTCTATCGTATCTAGGGTGATACGCGTACGTACATGCGCGAAAGAGGCGAGATCCGAACGCGTTAGACGGCGCCGACTGTTTTCGAAAGACGTAAGACGCGTGCTGCtgtgcggtgcggtgcggtgcggtgctGCCGTCGCGCCGCCAGCGGTTCACTGACCGAGTTATGACGTCATCGTGAGAGCCGCCCCCGGGCCGCCTCCGTCTATACTATCCTCTCTCGCTTGTTCGTTCACGCAGCATGGGCTCTCCTAACGGTCGGAGTCGTCTAAGCGCCCAAAGACTCCTCCTACCTGCGACGTTAACGATAATCTACGAATTTGTCAAGTTTTTCTCTttggaagaggagaaaagatgGTCGGCGTTGTTGATTACGCGGGAGGAAAGATCCATCGAATCGAGGATGCGTTTAGACGCTGAATATTCTCGCATTCTTACGAGAGATCGTATCGCACGCGTCATCGCATTCAATTAGCGGCTCAACGAGGTGGCATTAAATTTTCCGCGAGAGGGAAGACGTTCCGGGAGGGCGAGAGGGTTGCGTTGGCTTTTGGCCCGACGGTCTTTTCGACGACGTCGAGTCTCGCGGGAAGATAGAGGCGCGATACGTAGGCGCGAGTACGGTGTTCTCCTAATTCGCGCCCACTTTTGAGCGTGGGACTTGATAAATTCCCAGTGAAAGGCGTATACAATAAAGTTGCCAAGAGCCGCGGCCAGTTTTCgtggaaaacaagaaaagactCGGCGCGACTCGGAAACGAGCTCGTTGGTCCGAGACCGTGTTCGAGCGACGTTCGACCGGCCCTTTTTCCTTCGCATTATCTTTCGGTTATTCCATCTTTCGATTAGAGACTCCCCACCCTCTCGAATCTCTTATCTATCGAATGCAACGCATTCGTTGGGACGGCTAGGCATCGAAGCGTAACCGGCTAGAGACTTTTTCCAAGAAGATCACACACGGACGCTTTGTTCGTCCGTATCGTAGCGAAGGAGTCGTCACCATCTTTACGATCTTTAAAGGCCAGACATCCTTTATCTTCCCTTGCTCTTAATATTATTCGTCGAGGGCGACGCGGGCGTGGACTTACCTCCAAGGTTTGTCGTAACGTGAGATCAGGAAAGAAAACGTCTTGCTGCTGTACGTAACAAATCCTACGACGCCATCTTTTCGTGAGCCTCTCGCGATTCAACCAAATCTCTCCGCCGTCCAGACTGACCCTTCCGGAGAGGCAATTCAACAACGTCGTTTTCCCGCATCCTTTGCACAAAATGTCATCATCGTTAATGGCTTCTAATGGTCCAAGGCATCGATAAGAACgataaatatacttttcgAGCTAAGCGAAATCGAAAcggcctttttcttttctgttcttttttctgccgtcaattaattaacgaaactAACGTTCTCGCAAAGTCATCGGGGGCgggggagagggagataaTCTCAAAGCCGAATTTGGTCCTCTTCGAGAAGAACTCGCTTTCGAATAGGTTCGTTAGGGCGAAGGGAGATGATAAATACCTGAAGGGCCCATGACGGCTAAGAGCTCGCCCGGCTTGACGACTCCCGAAACATCTCGAAGAAGCGCCCGCTTCTCCTTGACCACCTGCAGTCCTCTAAAGATTAGCTGCACCGGACGAGAATCCAACGGGCAGACCAACTGCAGGGTCGAGCTTTCCACTCTGCAACGATAATAGAACGGAGAGTCCATTAGTAGAATCGTAGTTGCGTCGAGAACTGTATCGGACGAACTACGGTACTGAAATGACACCGAAGGATATGATAATGACCGATAAAGCTACTTCTGAGAACAAACGAAACGCGATTCGCAAAAATAAGATCTGCTTGTTGACGCTCATCATCTTGCCTCGACGACACTTggctttttatatacatatatatgtaatagttTGATATACgtatcaaaaaaagaagataatcgTGTCGAGTCGAAAGAAGATAAGGAGGAGGAATTTTTTACAAAGTTATCGATGTTACATTGCAAAGCTGAATGAATGGCAAAGGACTAAACTGTGatttatacgaaaagaaaattcttccgTGCGCGTGTACGCGTAAACGGGGGACATAAGATCGGTATTGAGAAAGAGCGAATGAAACGGACGGAATTATTAATGTTTGAAGGAAATCACCGACTCGAATAAAAGTTGGAGATTGTCGTAGGATCGGTGGCGACGAACGAAACGGGGCCGACACGTGGGCCTTAATGCCATTTACAGGAGGCGAGGCGCGAGTCGCCTCGAACGCTCGACGAACAACAGCCTTCGTAATAAGAGTGACGTCTCGTCGGAGCTATTTCATGCAGGCGCAAGCACCGGCACTTTATTGCAGAGACGAGAATCGCGATTTAAACCCTTGCGTTGGTTACGGACGCACGGAATTACACTGTAATTCAATCTCTTCGCTTTCGAATTCGATTCGGCCCACGAAATCGACCGAAATATCGGAATTATATGGTTGGTACTCGTCGTTCGAGAAGAACCTTGTTTCGTCGAGGAACGGgacgaaaggaaaggaaaggaaaggaaaggagacgAAGAAACGGGTTTCCTCTCCTTCCTCGAGGAGAATCTCGCGTCTCTTGAAATATTCTTTGCGCGAGCGCGTGCCCTACGatcggaaagagaaaatcgaatttattgtttcttataACGAACGGTGTAGTTTCtgcggaaataaaaaaaggaaaggagaccacttctttctttcatagaaaataaagaaacgagaaaaaagaaggaaataaaacgaatgtaaaatacaattaaaaggGAGACGgtcaaaattataaaagatggAAGATGCTGGACGACGTGCGGAAAGAAGGAGATGCGGAGAGCGTTTGCGGTCGCGTTTGTACCGTACGGTCCCTCTTACCGTCGACTACGGCAAGGCTATACCGGATAAACAGTCGGTCGAATTTTATCCTTGCGGTTTGAGCTTGCCAAACGGTCCATCGACTTCTATTTTGTGGTCGGCTTTACCGTATCGTAATATCTTTAAGTCGGAGTGAGACGGCACACGGTGGTTtcggaggagagaaagaaaaagaaaaggcaaaagaaaacgaagaacacgaaaaagaaaggaagaaacacaCATCTCGGAGTCTTATATTTTCGTGCGATTTCTCGATAGGAAGAGTGCAGGAGGCGGGCGATTTTGACACTAATGTCTTAGTAAAGTCGCGCCGATGAGCTCGTTGCAATGCGAGAAAACGATGACGCATCATCGGACACCGTAACTACGATAGGTACTGCCTATCTGATCTGCCTACGTCCGTGCCGACGAGTAGAGGGTACTCGATGTACTTATTTCGCATAGATATTAAATCACTCTACGTACACAAACTAGATCGCTCTACTCGCTGGCGCCGTTCATGACGTAAGAATTATTAAAGTCGACCTATTGCCTACACGCTACGTCGTTCAACTTTGAGACAAACTTTGAGCGTATcgtgtaaaagagaaaaggcaaCGGAAGCcttcaattattatcaataggAGAAGACTCGTAAAAAGTGAAAGCGGAAGGAGCTCGTGGCTCGATATCCAAGTAACTCGGTGCAACGAACGCAAAGTCGATCGGAGATCGGCTCGAGAGGAGTCGGAGAGTGGAAAGAAGAGTCTCGTTGGGATGCTCTGGAGCGCGAATTCGAGTGAGGTAAGAGGAAGAGGGGAGAAGGGCTGACCCCTCCGAGGGAAGCGAACGAGTAGTCGGAGGGCTCGTGTGCCATccgagagggagaaggaaaaaaggagaagaggccTGTTAGAAGGAGGGATagagtcgagagagagagagagagagagagagaattgccAAGAATATCCGAGGGCCGATGACCCGTGACACAGCCgcgcatatacgtatgtatgtatatctaataGGATGTGGCTCAACGTTCAAGTAAGAGCCGACGACGAGCGTCGTTACGATCGCACCCCCGCGACACTTTACCCAAACGAAAGGGAAAGCACGTCTTCGTCTATTCTGgaaattttctactttttgtcttttctgaATTTTCTTTAGGCTTCAgcgtatatatttaagaaaataaaaacattcgGATAAGCCGATAGTATTTTATCACGAGCCGGCTATTAGGTCGTATGCCTTGAGcgttaaatctctctctctctctctctctctctctctctctctctctctctctctctctctctctttctttcttcggcgagaaaaacaaagaatgtAGAGAGATACATGGATAGGTAGATgggtatagaaagagagggcgTCGTTTGTCGAGGAACGCGATACGGTTTATAGCGACGGGTGCGAGGGGTCCCACATAGCTAGAAGGGGAACGAGTCGAGTTTTAGTGGTAAGAAATCATTCGCTTGTCTCTCGAAGGATGACGAGCTTCGACGTATCTCTCTTGCTCGTAGGAGTCGGCTCGCTCGCGATTGGACCGCTCGACCTCTCCGCACGAATCGAAGCGAGAAACTCGCGTCGTTAGGTCGATGAATTGATTTATACGCGCTCGTAAGCAGCCTCGGGTAAAGGGTCGAGATCCTTGATTGCGAGCGAGCTCTATCGTTTCGTtaggagaacgagagaagaggctagatcgactcgactcgactcgactcgattcgactcgactcgactcgactcgactcgagtcAGCTCGGCTTGGTTCGCGACGCTCTATCGATCTCGACGCTCGTATTTTATCGCTTTCCTACGCTTCGAGATGTCGAACGATCAACAATCCTTTACGCCCTTTTTGTCCTACTCCTCTTTTCCCGATTTTACGATTCCCCCTTGTCGTCTACCCGTTGCAcccctttatatttttacggaCGGACCCTAAGATCATCGGCGACcaattaatcgtttatttccGAATTTCTACTAAACTTTAATACTTCAAGCAACTTTCAAATGGCAAAAAATTTTCACCTTAGCGATTTTACCGTCTCCTTTCGTAGTTGGTCAAGCTTTAAACGTCTcccgtgtatgtatattcgagCGAGCCGTACGGTCGTATACGTCGAGAGTCGCTCGCTTGTTTTTCAACGTGCCGTTGACCTCGTGCCGTATAtgcgcgtatatatgtatatatagacggACAGCTACATGCacatgtctctttctctctctttctctctttctgcatttatatatacatatacgtatatatatatatatatatatatatatatatatattcgcacacgcatgcatatgtatacatatgtatataaacagaGAGTCACTTTCTCGTGGCGTCGATCGAGAAAACGAACTCTCAGCGGCGATATCGCCGGACTGTGATTGCGTCGAGAGTATGCGGCAGGATAGAAAGactgataaaaagagaaagagggagagaaagagagagaaagagagagctgtGAGGATAAAATGTGGGTGGCGCCATAGGAAGACGTCGATTTAACGGGAACAGTCGTTTCTTCGAACCTTCGACGTTTCTTACCATCGTCATGAGGGCTACCATGAATTTAATCGACTTCTAAGTGAAAAACAttgtgagagaaaaagggagagagaaaactgtTAGCGATAAGTTACGTCCGTTCATCGTCGATTAACGACGATTCTTTCTTCGTGAATATGATTTTGCGATTAAAACGGTACGCCGTTAGGAGATCATTCCTCGCTCCGATCGACCGACTGGCCcaattttcaacgatttctCCTTCGCTCTAGCGAACTATACGAGAGATTGTGCTGGTAGATGGTGTACTTAGCGAGTGCACTTtgcactctctctcacttgaATAATTGATGTTAAGAAAGTGTTTATATTCGGGCATAAAGTTCCTGTtcgatgaaaaaggaaatcaaTACTAGGAAACGAgaggtggagagagagagagagagagggagagagagagaaagagagagagagagagagtcgttATCGTGGTCCATGGACgtaagaaatatcttttcttcgacAACGAGAGATTATCTCGGAAGAGGACAAAGAAACGGCGATAGTTGTACTCGGTTCTCTCGAATGCACCTGCCTCGAAGGATGCAATTAATCGTTAATGAAGGCAACTCGCCGGAAACCGCGCCTAGTTGATCACGAATTCACGGATGTCACGCGTTTCTTCGCTTCGCTACGACGCCAAGAAGCGAATCGATCGCCAAGGTGAGATCGACGAGCGAGGAAAAGTCTTCGGCaaagtcttttctttttcctttttttaaggaaaaataaaaacaaaaaatagaaaacaaaagagaaaaaagaaaaaaagcaagaaaaacgagaaagatttCCTAAGTCCTGTGGATGCAGTCTGATTCATTTGCAATATATACAGAAGGCTACCGAATCGATAGGTGGGATAATCGGGCTTGTCTACTCTCTCGTACGTCGAGATCGGGAGCGTTCACGGATATGATATCTCttgggaaagaaagagaaaaagagagagggagaaaatggAGAACCGGTCACGCCCCGAGCGGGCTTCGACGATCGCGACGTTTTCAGGGCGAAAAAGCTAGCCGGAAGCCTGGAGGCCGAACCGGCTGTTCTTTCGGAGTCGCtagagataggtaggtaggtaggtaggtaggtaggtaggtaggtaggtaggtagataggtaggtaggtaggtaggtaggttgcTGGCAACGGTGCTACCGCTACACCGCCTCCTGTGCTGCAGGTCACGCGGAAGTGAAcggctctttctctttccgacAATTTTTCGGCCCAGAAAACGTTCCCCTCTCGTCTCCATCCTCGTATTTCCTCGCGTCTCAGTGTGGGCGTCGGTGCAGCCTGGATACCTCTTTTGATGCCACGAGAAAACTTAAATAAAGGGCAAAGTGGATCATTGCTAGTAGAAACGGTATTTACGAGTCGGGCGCATAGGATCGAGGCGGAAGCGAGAAAGGCGCTCCTCTTATCTGGAATGCGACGATTTATGCAGCAATAGCAAGATACGAAACGTAGGGATCGATGGTAACTGTTGTTTGTTCATTTTTCTCCTAGGAAATATCGACATGATAAAAGGAAACACGTAAACACAATTTTAttacgttaataataaaataagaaataagtaatatatatataaatatataaatgtatatattatatatataaatatatatgcacaatatatatctaagagataataaaatcgatattacaagtaggtcctctctctctctctctctctctctctctctctctctatctctatctgtcctgtgagaataaatataagaaggaaaagagcCAGAGGACACGTCGCTTTCGCTGTCGATATTTATGCGAACAACCCTATTTCTGGCACGGTAGGGCTCGCATAACGGCGATAGCAGCGCTTCGCCGCTTGCACCCAAGTGCATTTCAGCGAGATTACGGGTGCATCGACctcgccgccgccgccgccgccgccgccgccgctgctgctgctgccgccgccaccgccgctgCCGTCGCCGCAGCTCCCACCTCCGACTCCTCTGGCCGCCCCCTCGGAGGTCGTCAACGATTCTTCCCCTCTATTTTCcccatctcttctctctttctctctctccccttcctcGACAAGAGCGagccttcttctttccctccttcGCTTTCTTTTAACGCCCTTTCGAGCTTATGCACCCTTCCGACCTGCATGTCGACGCAAAAGTCCTTTTTCTGGAATGTCCGCGATCTCCGCTACGATaaatttccttcattttttcaaatattattacttattaatcgaattcgattcgaactacgaagaaaagatcgaagaacAGATATTACGTGCAACTTACGAAGACGTAGGAAGCGATATggtgagaagagagaaagagagagagagagagagagaatacacgCACGCGCGGCTTTTTTCAGTAGCAAGCGTGGCGCGACACCGCATCACGTGTCTAGAATGTTACTTTCACTTTACACACGTACTTACTTCTAACTCGAGCTCGTACGAGGATCGTACAGAGTGCAATAATCTATTTTGCAACGGTGCATTATGAATCTCTCCGTTCGGCCCGTTAGATGCACGGTAGAAACGGATCTTGAAATTCCAGCTGCCACGAGCTAGAAATGCCGCGGCTCGTTCCAACGTCGTTATAAATTGAACGAAACCGCGCTAATTTGCCAGCAACGCGTCGGCACGGTCgacaaacgaaaagaaaaagaggaatagagagacgcagagagagaggggggggggagagggGAGAGGATTAATCGTGCCCTCTCTCCTCTAGTCATTCTCGATTAAAACGTACAAAATCGAGAAAAGACAAATTCGATtgggaaagaaacgaagacaAGACGATGGCAACGACCTCCCATTGGGTCGTGGCCTTGACATCCTTATGAGGAAACCTCTTGGTGCGATACACGAACATACTCgatggcgacgacgacgacgacgacgacgacgacgaagacgtcgacgacgacgttggtAGACGCTAGATTAGACCACGTGGCTACACTAGCGATTAGCTAAAGATTTCCTAACGTTTCGTATCTCAGCGAAGCTGATCTTTAGCGTTTAAGAAATGGGATCGTTAAAATCTACTGTAAGGAGCGAGTCGAGCGAGTTCTCGAACGATTCTTAAgtttaagatattattatagctttttaataatattctccgatcggatgaaaaaagaaaaataacgataataatttggGAAGACGCCTTCGCCTTCCCGTCGATCGATTTGGAACGTTGCACGTCCAGTTACGAGTCGAACGCACACGGGCTCACGCACGCTCACACTGGCCGGTTGTACGAATACCAAGGACGAACGTTAGCCGCAGCACTGCCCCACATTTTAACTGGCCAGTGCACATCCGATCCTCTCTCGCAACGTTTAACTCTCGCCGGTTCGAAGGAATACCGTGCGTGTTTGGTGTCGCGCGAGCAACCTGCACGTTAGCTGCGTTCCCGCGTAACTGCATGTATCCCCGCTTTCCGCTCCCTTTCCTTCCGTTCTTCacgaggatcgatcgatccttcggCCTGTTTCctttgattgaaaaaaaaaagaaaggaaaagaaaaaaagaaagaaagaaaaagggggcCTCGAGTCCGTCGATGAAACCGTCTATCAAACCGTCGATACCCGATGTTATCaggaagaaagacaaagagggCAGAGTATCGGCATCGGAATGTAAAAATTGACGAGGAGAATGCGAGGCTAACGAGGAAGCTGATGGAGTAAAAGGAGGCAGAATGAGGAGGGCAAAGGGGAGGAGGGACGGGTACGCGGTGCACCGAGCGGTTGGCGACTCCTGAAAGTCGAGCAGATAGATAGGAGACGGAGGAGAGTCGTCGGGAGAGTTCAAAGACCCCGGACTTCTCCTCG from Vespula vulgaris chromosome 13, iyVesVulg1.1, whole genome shotgun sequence includes these protein-coding regions:
- the LOC127068410 gene encoding uncharacterized protein LOC127068410 isoform X3, with the translated sequence MIISKDLFLLGDQDYLRLPNNEKRQQRAMGRPIINAPRVESSTLQLVCPLDSRPVQLIFRGLQVVKEKRALLRDVSGVVKPGELLAVMGPSGCGKTTLLNCLSGRVSLDGGEIWLNRERLTKRWRRRICYVQQQDVFFPDLTLRQTLEYQARLRLPDTLTHSQKMQCVDHIIEVLDLAACQDTIIGDYTKRGLSGGEKKRTSIACELLTNPSLMLLDEPTSGLDSHSAQALISRLKKYAEQEGKSIVVTVHQPSSRMFHSFSKLLLLSRGQVAYYGSTANIGRFFSTIGLTLLPHYNPADFILEQIKGPEEVRERIVAAARAARQGPDCPPELRPDYNPSQHPLCDHLIHYHEHHIGHNGKEDEGGTLWLDTQSHASSSANSADDDYSWQWPTSFWSQFKVLSERNFQEARPRMLSRLNWLQTIALGLLAGLLWLRLPRTEAALHDIQGWMFFSTTYWMLFAHFGALSSFPPEREVINKERLSGSYRLSAYYLAKMVGELPLTITLPAVYHIISYPMLGFQSPAVFVTLLAFLLLNTVVAQSVGFFVGACCLDLQVSITASALYTLATQLLGGYLATAVPPWLAWARYASMVHYAYQNMQILEFGVGEPIACSQPSKFLECKNGTTIPVSAILENQGGARGSGLPLWANTAVLLAFLVIFRTLGYLVLRYYRVPK
- the LOC127068410 gene encoding uncharacterized protein LOC127068410 isoform X2; the protein is MAACSCPVHSARVTGAATRRRRSSIEDTTRTRRAFPTSTTSTSSKAARETERCTAGELVRTRQTRVESSTLQLVCPLDSRPVQLIFRGLQVVKEKRALLRDVSGVVKPGELLAVMGPSGCGKTTLLNCLSGRVSLDGGEIWLNRERLTKRWRRRICYVQQQDVFFPDLTLRQTLEYQARLRLPDTLTHSQKMQCVDHIIEVLDLAACQDTIIGDYTKRGLSGGEKKRTSIACELLTNPSLMLLDEPTSGLDSHSAQALISRLKKYAEQEGKSIVVTVHQPSSRMFHSFSKLLLLSRGQVAYYGSTANIGRFFSTIGLTLLPHYNPADFILEQIKGPEEVRERIVAAARAARQGPDCPPELRPDYNPSQHPLCDHLIHYHEHHIGHNGKEDEGGTLWLDTQSHASSSANSADDDYSWQWPTSFWSQFKVLSERNFQEARPRMLSRLNWLQTIALGLLAGLLWLRLPRTEAALHDIQGWMFFSTTYWMLFAHFGALSSFPPEREVINKERLSGSYRLSAYYLAKMVGELPLTITLPAVYHIISYPMLGFQSPAVFVTLLAFLLLNTVVAQSVGFFVGACCLDLQVSITASALYTLATQLLGGYLATAVPPWLAWARYASMVHYAYQNMQILEFGVGEPIACSQPSKFLECKNGTTIPVSAILENQGGARGSGLPLWANTAVLLAFLVIFRTLGYLVLRYYRVPK